The following are encoded in a window of Blastocatellia bacterium genomic DNA:
- a CDS encoding sigma-70 family RNA polymerase sigma factor translates to MEAISYQGPVAEAVVAGYGGLDDHGLMAATCRGDETAFYELVRRYRTPITNYVNRMLNDYEMAVDLAQETFIRIYANAHRYRADHNFSTYIYRIATNLAISELRRRKRWKLMSVVSFFPSTDGADEGADLDIADERPSPDAELLEDERRQAIKRAVASLPEKYRAALVLRDIEGFEYERISEILQLPLGTVKSRINRARNLLREKLRAYL, encoded by the coding sequence ATGGAGGCGATCAGCTATCAAGGGCCGGTAGCTGAGGCGGTCGTGGCCGGCTATGGTGGATTAGATGACCATGGCTTGATGGCGGCCACGTGTCGCGGTGACGAAACGGCATTTTACGAGCTGGTACGGCGCTACCGGACGCCGATTACCAATTATGTCAATCGGATGCTCAACGATTACGAGATGGCCGTGGATTTGGCGCAAGAGACATTCATTCGGATTTATGCGAATGCTCATCGGTATCGGGCTGATCACAATTTTTCGACATACATCTACCGGATCGCTACGAATCTGGCCATCAGCGAGCTGCGCCGGCGAAAAAGATGGAAGCTGATGTCCGTTGTCTCGTTTTTCCCTTCGACGGATGGGGCTGATGAAGGCGCCGATCTGGACATCGCTGACGAGCGGCCCTCGCCGGACGCAGAGCTGCTGGAAGATGAACGTCGCCAGGCCATCAAACGCGCGGTGGCATCCTTGCCAGAGAAATACCGGGCGGCATTGGTGCTGCGAGATATTGAAGGATTTGAGTATGAACGTATCTCGGAGATTCTCCAGTTGCCGCTGGGCACGGTCAAATCGCGGATCAATCGGGCGCGGAACCTGCTGCGAGAAAAACTTCGCGCTTATTTGTGA
- a CDS encoding PDZ domain-containing protein, whose amino-acid sequence MFTKYSHRLVISILICAMGIMPVWGRSQGRDLPAASTRSSPTQPMPWLVTVIHEVSVNELVANWQAQGVPVSALEGLPADQRITNVASGLVIEPSGRIVTRLADFRIQPKPDSITIITSDGHRLKPTSVSYDAASGYSLLVVEGLKSDLPPFAASVAARGTDHDLRFVFPMPERKVEGTLQRDSVALGRIGQSESSAAGVRVVEMEGRVFSGKAEADSFGLSDVLHIRWKASSAPPGSVVLNGQGQVVGIVESAWPTHGMVKTIQEIRQITSRLMDQNRPRRGWIGVRLAQRPDVAVALPAGGDAAIVIGEVLAGSPAAQAQLQPGDQVRRINGREVRSIAEFARLVAESAIGSEIMLDVVRAGEHRTVPVRVEARPETGVGLGPSLPMMDSVVLPNKVSRSDNERLARLGLVVQPLSAAMRRALGVESKGGVLVTEVTMSSVVGQAGIRAGDVIMAVNNKPVANEHTLLSLMRQARKTGSVILSVIRHRKSITIALDPSKLSKPGSR is encoded by the coding sequence ATGTTTACTAAGTATTCACACAGGCTCGTCATTAGCATTCTCATCTGTGCGATGGGAATCATGCCCGTATGGGGACGTTCGCAAGGGCGCGATCTGCCGGCTGCTTCCACACGGAGCTCGCCGACTCAGCCAATGCCTTGGCTGGTGACAGTTATTCATGAGGTGAGCGTCAACGAGCTGGTGGCCAACTGGCAGGCTCAAGGCGTGCCTGTATCGGCCTTGGAGGGGCTGCCTGCGGATCAGCGCATTACCAACGTTGCCTCCGGTCTCGTTATTGAGCCGTCGGGCCGCATCGTCACTCGATTAGCTGACTTCCGCATTCAGCCGAAGCCGGATTCAATCACGATTATCACGTCCGATGGCCACAGGTTGAAACCAACGTCGGTCAGTTACGATGCAGCCAGTGGGTATAGCTTGTTAGTGGTTGAGGGGTTGAAATCCGATCTGCCACCGTTTGCCGCGTCGGTGGCTGCGCGTGGGACAGACCACGATTTGAGGTTTGTGTTTCCCATGCCTGAACGCAAGGTGGAGGGGACGTTACAGCGAGATTCGGTTGCCCTCGGACGAATTGGTCAGTCGGAATCGTCCGCAGCGGGCGTGCGCGTTGTTGAGATGGAGGGACGAGTCTTTTCTGGCAAGGCAGAAGCAGACAGCTTCGGGCTGTCAGATGTGCTGCACATTCGCTGGAAAGCGAGCAGCGCGCCTCCCGGCAGCGTTGTGTTGAACGGGCAAGGACAAGTCGTTGGGATTGTGGAATCTGCTTGGCCGACACACGGCATGGTCAAAACGATTCAGGAGATTCGGCAAATTACCAGCCGGCTCATGGATCAAAACCGCCCACGTCGTGGCTGGATTGGTGTCCGTTTAGCGCAACGGCCGGATGTGGCCGTAGCTTTGCCCGCCGGCGGTGATGCTGCTATTGTCATCGGCGAAGTTCTGGCTGGAAGTCCAGCAGCGCAAGCGCAGCTTCAGCCTGGCGATCAGGTTCGTCGCATCAATGGGCGAGAGGTGCGCAGTATCGCCGAGTTTGCCCGGCTGGTTGCTGAATCGGCCATTGGCTCTGAGATCATGTTAGATGTTGTGCGGGCAGGAGAACACAGGACGGTGCCGGTTCGCGTTGAGGCTCGACCCGAGACAGGCGTTGGCCTAGGGCCATCGTTGCCAATGATGGATTCCGTGGTGTTACCAAATAAAGTTTCTCGGAGCGACAATGAGCGCTTGGCGCGGCTCGGCCTGGTTGTGCAGCCGCTATCAGCCGCGATGCGACGCGCGTTGGGTGTTGAAAGCAAGGGTGGTGTGTTGGTAACCGAAGTCACCATGTCGTCGGTGGTTGGTCAAGCAGGGATACGGGCTGGTGATGTAATTATGGCCGTCAACAACAAGCCGGTCGCTAATGAGCATACATTGCTCTCATTGATGCGACAGGCTCGCAAAACAGGCTCGGTGATTCTCTCTGTCATCCGTCATCGTAAAAGTATCACAATCGCGCTTGATCCTTCAAAACTCTCCAAGCCAGGGTCTCGATGA
- a CDS encoding VWA domain-containing protein, translating to MKRWIAMLWLVVGMVWLWPTAGSDGPRAFDSTLAPKRGVRLFVSVWDQAGKPVTNLTKDDFTVLEEGRPQPIQQWLKPTAPLRLVLMIDTSESMAYAFARLQEGLQYFVSLLGPFHELAVVSFARSTTLETDFSVDPERIKRTIARLSLTVERQEITRFYDAIESVVNLLRDSSQHARAAVLLYTDGEDQGSKRQTRNSSLQLAAQRQIPFYVVRAKGMGSQSYLNHLAEVTAGQLIPADKFLERELERLAQHLTSCYVLEYTSEATYKQNKPVRVQVKVSNPAWKVSAPSLYRTAPEE from the coding sequence ATGAAGCGATGGATTGCAATGCTTTGGCTCGTCGTTGGCATGGTTTGGCTATGGCCTACTGCTGGGAGCGATGGCCCGCGAGCGTTTGATTCAACCCTGGCACCGAAGCGAGGAGTACGGCTCTTTGTCAGTGTGTGGGATCAAGCCGGCAAGCCGGTGACGAATCTCACGAAAGATGATTTCACCGTGTTGGAGGAAGGGCGACCTCAGCCAATACAGCAATGGTTGAAGCCAACGGCGCCGTTGCGGCTCGTGTTAATGATTGATACCAGCGAAAGCATGGCTTATGCCTTTGCTCGCTTGCAAGAGGGCCTCCAGTATTTTGTTTCTTTATTGGGGCCTTTTCACGAGCTGGCGGTCGTCTCATTTGCGCGATCAACAACCTTGGAGACAGATTTCTCTGTTGATCCAGAGCGCATCAAGAGAACCATTGCTCGCTTATCGCTGACGGTTGAACGACAGGAGATCACTCGGTTTTATGATGCCATCGAGTCGGTAGTGAATCTCCTTCGCGACTCTAGCCAGCACGCTCGCGCCGCTGTGCTGTTGTATACCGACGGCGAGGATCAAGGGAGCAAACGTCAGACAAGAAACTCATCATTGCAGCTTGCCGCTCAACGGCAGATTCCATTTTACGTGGTTCGCGCCAAAGGGATGGGTAGTCAATCCTACTTGAACCATCTAGCCGAGGTCACAGCCGGTCAACTGATTCCGGCTGACAAGTTTTTAGAGCGGGAGCTCGAGCGGCTGGCGCAGCATTTAACATCATGCTACGTTCTCGAATACACCTCTGAGGCGACCTACAAGCAAAACAAGCCGGTTCGTGTGCAAGTCAAGGTGTCAAATCCGGCATGGAAAGTATCTGCTCCATCGCTCTACCGTACTGCGCCAGAAGAATGA
- a CDS encoding type II toxin-antitoxin system VapC family toxin has translation MIWFCDASALVKRYIQEVGSRWFRREVDRHTVIIAHITVVEVHAALAARYRTRTISLFSFYQARHKFADHVKCALYQIQPLTEPIVAIATALLPHHPLRAYDAVQLATALDYLKMHPAVRPQFCFLTADDQLERAAIAEGLKADNPNRHRR, from the coding sequence GTGATCTGGTTCTGTGATGCCAGCGCGCTGGTCAAACGCTACATCCAGGAGGTCGGCAGTCGCTGGTTTCGCCGTGAGGTGGATCGCCACACGGTCATCATTGCTCATATCACGGTGGTGGAAGTCCACGCCGCCTTGGCTGCCCGTTACCGGACCCGCACCATCTCCCTCTTCTCATTTTATCAAGCTCGCCACAAATTCGCTGATCACGTGAAGTGCGCTCTGTACCAAATACAGCCACTGACTGAGCCCATCGTCGCTATAGCTACTGCGTTGCTGCCTCATCATCCACTTCGAGCCTACGATGCTGTTCAACTGGCCACGGCTCTGGATTACCTCAAGATGCATCCGGCTGTGCGACCCCAGTTCTGTTTTCTTACCGCTGATGATCAACTGGAGCGGGCGGCCATCGCCGAGGGACTCAAAGCAGACAATCCTAACCGCCATCGCCGCTAA
- a CDS encoding VWA domain-containing protein, whose translation MIRYHWNKIVCLVLLWPAVVFGLPQPQEPAIKLESSFILVDAIVLSKKTNSIVGDLTRDDFVLLENGKTQEITHFSQQELPLSVVLLVDVSGSVQPIIDEVQRAALEALGQLKPDDKVALMIFGSRPKLVAELTTDRDVIASKLDDIWSEVTPEIGFATFINAGIHEAARYLRKNTQPTERRAILMVTDDMDTSFFRGGPPRDVVARELYEGGTTLCGIIVGYNKKMMTAVTVGTAGAMTAINPIAGGMLIAMRLMQHLSPLRGSAKFYAEKTGGITVSTKHDEVGIVLIEMLKVLRTRYTLGYAPADLTPDGRFREIKLTVSNRVKKEKGDLTILARRGYYVRKPLTTEPQDDSLRLKKISL comes from the coding sequence ATGATCCGCTATCACTGGAACAAAATCGTTTGCCTCGTTCTTCTTTGGCCCGCCGTTGTGTTTGGGCTCCCACAGCCACAGGAGCCGGCGATCAAATTAGAATCATCATTCATCCTTGTGGACGCGATTGTGCTGAGCAAGAAAACCAACTCGATAGTCGGCGATCTGACGCGCGATGATTTCGTGTTGTTGGAAAACGGAAAGACGCAAGAGATCACCCATTTCAGCCAGCAGGAGCTACCGCTGTCGGTCGTGCTGCTAGTGGATGTGAGCGGGAGCGTGCAACCGATCATTGACGAAGTGCAACGGGCGGCGCTGGAGGCGCTCGGGCAGTTGAAACCCGATGACAAAGTCGCGCTGATGATCTTTGGCAGCCGACCCAAATTGGTCGCCGAGCTGACTACCGATCGCGATGTGATCGCCAGTAAGCTCGATGACATCTGGAGTGAGGTGACACCTGAGATCGGCTTTGCCACCTTTATAAATGCGGGCATCCATGAAGCAGCCCGGTACCTGCGGAAGAACACACAACCAACGGAGCGTCGCGCCATCCTGATGGTCACCGATGATATGGACACGAGTTTCTTCCGTGGAGGCCCACCGCGTGATGTGGTGGCGAGGGAGCTTTACGAGGGCGGCACCACGCTCTGCGGAATCATCGTGGGATACAACAAGAAGATGATGACGGCCGTCACCGTTGGAACAGCAGGCGCCATGACTGCGATCAATCCGATCGCCGGAGGCATGCTCATCGCTATGAGACTGATGCAGCATCTTTCTCCACTGCGGGGCAGCGCCAAGTTTTACGCTGAGAAAACAGGCGGCATCACCGTCAGCACTAAACATGATGAGGTCGGCATCGTTTTGATTGAAATGCTCAAGGTCTTGCGCACGCGCTACACGTTGGGATACGCGCCTGCCGATCTGACGCCCGATGGCCGATTCCGAGAGATCAAACTCACCGTGAGCAACCGTGTGAAGAAAGAGAAAGGTGATCTGACCATCTTGGCCCGGCGCGGCTACTACGTGCGCAAGCCGCTGACGACGGAACCACAGGATGATTCGTTGCGGCTGAAGAAGATCTCTCTCTGA
- a CDS encoding TlpA family protein disulfide reductase: MKQALRIVLMLALFVTAVSVPVSGPTSLEAAQEMVPDFRLPMLDGGTFEMRKLINQKTVLINFWATWCIPCRKEMIHLQKLYDQYKGQGFEVLAISIDDASRQSQVKPFVKKYNYTFPILLDTDSLVLKKFQTQPDIPFSVLVDRRGRIVRRFQGYKPGDEETVRREVVRLLESQQ, encoded by the coding sequence ATGAAACAGGCCTTACGAATCGTGCTGATGTTGGCTCTGTTTGTCACCGCAGTATCAGTGCCGGTCTCCGGGCCGACTTCATTAGAAGCGGCTCAGGAAATGGTCCCTGATTTTCGATTGCCGATGCTCGATGGTGGCACATTTGAGATGAGGAAACTGATCAACCAGAAAACGGTGTTGATCAACTTCTGGGCAACCTGGTGTATTCCTTGCCGGAAAGAGATGATCCATTTGCAGAAGTTGTACGATCAGTACAAGGGGCAGGGCTTTGAAGTGTTGGCCATCAGCATTGACGACGCATCACGACAGAGCCAAGTCAAACCGTTCGTCAAGAAATACAACTACACATTTCCGATTCTCCTAGACACGGACTCACTCGTGTTGAAGAAGTTTCAGACTCAGCCTGACATCCCGTTTAGTGTGCTGGTAGATCGTCGTGGACGCATCGTGCGGCGCTTTCAGGGATACAAACCGGGTGATGAAGAAACGGTGAGACGGGAAGTGGTAAGGCTGTTGGAGAGTCAGCAGTGA
- a CDS encoding D-alanine--D-alanine ligase gives MNKKLRVAVVFGGRSGEHEVSLISAASIIQALDPEKYHVIPVAITKEGRWLTAKNAARLSPQQILQQADQTIALLADPTHRALLRLDDKMQVIGQQKIDVVFPVLHGTYGEDGTIQGLLEMADIPYVGCGVLASAAGMDKDVMKRLFRAAGLPIVRYLMFTRIAWEQAQNKLCRQVFKDFKLPVFVKPANLGSSVGVTKVKTRSGLIEAVNRAAQYDRKILVEEAIEAREVEVSVLGNEQPMASVPGEIIPGAEFYDYDDKYKSDAAQLIIPAKLSRLQTKTLQQYAIRAFQAIDGSGMARVDFFIEKTTGRILVNEINTIPGFTSISMYPKLWAASGIPYCDLVDRLIQLALERHREKSRSRTSR, from the coding sequence ATGAACAAAAAATTACGAGTCGCAGTGGTCTTCGGCGGACGCTCCGGCGAACATGAAGTTTCGCTCATCTCGGCTGCTTCAATCATTCAGGCATTGGACCCAGAAAAATACCACGTCATCCCGGTCGCCATCACCAAAGAAGGCCGTTGGCTCACCGCGAAGAATGCAGCTCGATTGTCGCCGCAGCAAATCCTCCAGCAAGCAGATCAAACCATCGCGCTGCTTGCTGATCCTACGCACCGTGCCTTGCTCCGACTCGATGACAAAATGCAAGTGATCGGGCAACAAAAAATTGATGTTGTCTTCCCGGTGCTACACGGAACCTATGGCGAAGATGGAACCATTCAAGGATTGTTAGAAATGGCCGATATCCCTTATGTCGGCTGCGGCGTATTGGCTTCGGCCGCTGGCATGGACAAGGACGTGATGAAGCGACTCTTTCGCGCCGCTGGGTTGCCGATTGTCCGCTATTTGATGTTCACTCGCATTGCCTGGGAACAAGCTCAAAACAAGCTCTGTCGTCAGGTGTTCAAAGACTTCAAGCTGCCTGTATTTGTCAAACCGGCGAACCTGGGATCATCGGTCGGCGTGACCAAAGTCAAAACGCGCTCTGGATTGATTGAAGCCGTCAATCGCGCGGCGCAATATGATCGAAAGATTCTTGTCGAGGAAGCGATTGAAGCCCGCGAAGTGGAAGTCAGCGTGCTTGGTAATGAACAACCGATGGCCAGCGTGCCTGGCGAAATCATCCCCGGCGCTGAATTTTACGACTATGACGACAAGTACAAGAGCGATGCCGCCCAGCTCATCATCCCGGCCAAGCTCTCTCGCTTGCAAACTAAAACGCTTCAGCAATACGCCATCCGCGCCTTTCAAGCGATTGACGGTTCAGGCATGGCGCGGGTTGATTTCTTCATCGAGAAAACAACAGGTCGCATCCTGGTCAACGAGATCAATACCATCCCCGGCTTCACCAGCATCAGCATGTACCCAAAATTATGGGCTGCCAGCGGCATTCCCTACTGCGACTTAGTGGATCGCTTGATCCAGTTAGCACTGGAACGCCACCGCGAGAAATCCCGCTCCCGAACATCGCGATGA
- the rocF gene encoding arginase, protein MTTLFEQQRIRILGVPMDLGAATRGVDMGPSAMRIVGLGEKLQKLGYEVADWGNITVPIRQVLPIGDPRLRYLSAIVQANDELADKVEAALQEGAIPLVLGGDQAISVGTIAGVSSFFRQRRQKVGVIWFDAHADMNTPETTPSGNIHGMPYAASLGLGAPALTNLKGFSPKLDASACTLIGVRSIDELERNNIRDSGLHVFTMRDVDERGVRSIMETAIEIATRNTAGILVSLDMDFFDPLHAPGVGTPVQGGASYREGHLAMEMIADTGKLVALEVVEVNPVLDTRNQTAELAVGMILSAFGQRIL, encoded by the coding sequence ATGACTACACTGTTTGAACAACAACGCATTCGGATTTTAGGCGTCCCGATGGACCTCGGCGCAGCGACGCGAGGAGTTGATATGGGTCCCTCGGCCATGCGCATTGTCGGGCTGGGTGAAAAACTGCAGAAACTCGGCTATGAGGTGGCCGATTGGGGCAACATTACGGTTCCCATTCGTCAAGTCTTGCCAATTGGCGATCCTAGGCTGCGCTATCTGTCGGCCATTGTCCAAGCTAATGACGAACTGGCCGACAAAGTGGAAGCGGCGCTGCAAGAAGGCGCTATTCCTCTGGTGTTGGGCGGCGATCAAGCGATCTCGGTCGGCACGATTGCAGGCGTTTCGTCGTTTTTCCGTCAGCGCCGGCAGAAAGTCGGGGTGATCTGGTTCGATGCCCACGCTGATATGAACACGCCGGAAACCACGCCATCGGGTAACATTCATGGCATGCCGTATGCCGCTTCACTAGGACTGGGCGCTCCGGCGCTGACCAACCTGAAGGGCTTCTCTCCGAAACTCGACGCCAGCGCCTGCACGCTGATCGGCGTTCGCAGCATTGACGAGCTGGAACGCAATAATATCCGCGACTCCGGCTTGCACGTCTTCACCATGAGAGACGTTGATGAACGCGGTGTGCGCAGCATCATGGAAACGGCGATTGAAATCGCTACGCGGAACACGGCGGGCATCTTAGTCAGCCTGGATATGGATTTCTTTGACCCATTGCATGCGCCGGGCGTCGGCACACCTGTCCAAGGCGGCGCCAGTTATCGCGAGGGTCACTTGGCGATGGAGATGATCGCCGATACAGGCAAATTGGTGGCGCTGGAAGTGGTAGAAGTCAATCCTGTCCTTGATACACGTAATCAAACGGCTGAGCTGGCCGTCGGTATGATTCTCTCAGCGTTTGGTCAACGCATTCTTTAA
- a CDS encoding methyltransferase domain-containing protein, giving the protein MTLNTGAKLGNQAKQPASVEQADEFIGLTHEVARAWARRVKPDYRFVLHRLMQAIAPQPGDHVLDLGLVDATLALQLVSHIKPGQVTCLCPTEASIQQAYKQAQAVGLEEQIDWRLAPIAQLPFPNASFDLVTCSLSFRWLPANTLIREAYRLLVPGGRLVIAEFLIPLSRVTDWRLWVRSRFYKHLARNPLEAQATFYSADQLADLLRKVGFAPVVIQGLHKPKTKYSWTFSLIKAVK; this is encoded by the coding sequence ATGACCCTGAACACTGGCGCCAAATTAGGCAACCAAGCCAAGCAGCCTGCCTCGGTGGAGCAGGCTGATGAATTCATCGGCCTCACGCACGAGGTTGCACGCGCTTGGGCGCGGCGCGTCAAGCCCGACTATCGTTTCGTGCTGCACCGGCTCATGCAAGCCATCGCTCCACAACCGGGCGACCACGTGCTTGATCTCGGTCTGGTGGATGCCACGCTGGCTCTTCAGTTGGTCTCACACATTAAACCTGGCCAGGTCACATGCCTCTGCCCAACTGAGGCGAGCATTCAGCAAGCATACAAGCAGGCGCAAGCTGTCGGCTTAGAAGAGCAAATTGATTGGCGGCTGGCTCCCATCGCTCAGCTTCCTTTCCCCAACGCCTCGTTCGACCTGGTGACCTGTAGCCTTTCATTCCGTTGGTTGCCGGCCAACACGCTGATCCGGGAAGCATACCGGTTGCTCGTCCCCGGCGGCCGACTTGTCATCGCTGAGTTCCTTATCCCTCTGTCACGGGTGACTGATTGGCGACTTTGGGTTCGCTCGCGGTTCTACAAGCATCTGGCGCGCAACCCACTGGAAGCGCAAGCAACATTCTATTCAGCCGACCAATTGGCTGACCTGTTGCGCAAGGTCGGATTTGCGCCGGTTGTGATTCAGGGGCTGCACAAACCCAAGACGAAATACTCGTGGACCTTTTCGTTGATTAAGGCTGTCAAATGA
- a CDS encoding LOG family protein, whose translation MFNHQRTIENKPKIICLFGNSRCAPGDEEYHQAEQLGRLIAQAGMIVCTGGYEGIMEAASRTAQAAGGQTIGITSDIFSSPPNPYLTREIREPDLFSRLKSIADMGDAFIALRGGMGTLTEVTLMWNLLVLGCLNPPKPFVLVGACWRPVVASWSSHLAVDGRDLPHVMLVDSAEQAIDYLHSYWQMNHDLAR comes from the coding sequence ATGTTCAATCACCAACGAACGATTGAGAACAAACCAAAAATCATTTGCCTCTTTGGCAATTCTCGTTGCGCTCCAGGCGACGAAGAGTATCATCAAGCCGAGCAGCTCGGCCGTCTTATTGCACAAGCAGGCATGATCGTTTGCACCGGCGGATACGAGGGCATCATGGAGGCGGCCAGTCGAACCGCACAGGCAGCCGGCGGACAAACCATCGGCATCACCTCGGATATTTTTTCTTCCCCGCCCAACCCGTACCTGACGCGCGAGATTCGGGAACCTGATTTGTTCAGCCGGCTGAAGAGCATCGCTGACATGGGCGATGCGTTCATCGCATTACGCGGCGGAATGGGCACACTGACAGAAGTCACGCTGATGTGGAATCTGCTGGTGCTTGGCTGCCTGAATCCGCCTAAGCCATTTGTGCTTGTTGGCGCGTGTTGGCGGCCGGTCGTAGCGTCATGGTCGTCCCACCTTGCGGTTGACGGTCGTGACCTGCCCCATGTGATGCTTGTTGATTCAGCCGAACAGGCCATTGATTACTTGCACTCCTATTGGCAAATGAATCACGACCTCGCACGATGA
- the asnS gene encoding asparagine--tRNA ligase has protein sequence MERMWISQAASFVGQEVVIKGWLYNKRSSGKIAFPQVRDGSGIMQCVVVKSNVSEHVWNDVERVTQESSLIVTGTVRAEPRAPGGYELDLSGIEIVQLADPYPITKKEHGIEFLADHRHLWLRSRRQHAIMLVRHEVIRAVRDFFDNNGFVLCDAPIFTPAACEGTTTLFEVNYFEDNKAYLTQSGQLYNEATAAAFGKTYCFGPTFRAEKSKTRRHLTEFWMVEPEMAYATLDDVFDLAEQLIVSIVERVLEKRRPQLELLERNIANLEKIARPFPRISYDEAVQILKDGGLPFEWGGDFGAPDETYLSEQFDRPVMVHRYPAAVKAFYMEPDPQRPELALCVDVLAPEGYGEIIGGGQRTASLQLLMDRIREHNLPLEAFDWYLDLRKYGSVPHAGFGMGIERCVAWLCGLQHIREAIPFPRMLYRLKP, from the coding sequence ATGGAACGAATGTGGATTTCGCAGGCGGCCAGCTTCGTCGGGCAAGAAGTTGTAATCAAAGGCTGGCTCTACAATAAACGTTCGAGCGGAAAAATTGCTTTTCCACAAGTGCGAGATGGATCAGGCATCATGCAATGCGTCGTCGTCAAATCCAATGTGTCGGAGCACGTCTGGAATGATGTTGAGCGGGTGACTCAAGAATCATCACTGATTGTCACCGGCACGGTTCGCGCAGAACCGCGTGCGCCGGGCGGATACGAACTAGACCTCAGCGGCATCGAGATTGTGCAACTGGCCGACCCATACCCGATCACCAAGAAAGAGCACGGCATCGAATTCCTGGCTGATCATCGTCACTTGTGGCTTCGTTCACGTCGGCAGCATGCCATTATGCTGGTTCGCCACGAGGTCATCCGCGCTGTTCGTGATTTTTTCGACAACAACGGCTTCGTACTGTGTGACGCGCCGATTTTCACGCCGGCAGCGTGCGAAGGAACAACAACACTGTTTGAGGTCAATTATTTTGAAGACAACAAAGCCTATTTGACGCAGTCCGGCCAGTTGTACAACGAGGCCACAGCCGCCGCGTTTGGAAAAACCTATTGCTTTGGTCCAACATTTCGCGCTGAGAAATCCAAAACGCGCCGCCATCTGACCGAATTCTGGATGGTGGAACCTGAGATGGCATACGCCACGCTGGACGACGTGTTTGATCTGGCTGAACAACTCATCGTCAGCATCGTTGAGCGCGTGCTGGAGAAACGCCGACCTCAACTAGAGCTGCTGGAACGCAACATTGCCAACCTTGAGAAGATAGCCCGACCGTTCCCGCGCATCTCGTATGATGAGGCTGTTCAAATACTGAAAGACGGCGGCTTGCCATTTGAGTGGGGCGGCGACTTCGGCGCGCCCGATGAGACTTATCTCTCCGAGCAATTTGATCGTCCGGTCATGGTTCATCGCTATCCGGCTGCCGTCAAGGCGTTCTACATGGAGCCAGACCCACAGCGCCCCGAACTGGCTTTATGCGTTGACGTGCTGGCGCCTGAAGGTTACGGCGAAATCATCGGCGGCGGCCAGCGCACTGCTTCGCTTCAGTTGCTCATGGACCGCATCCGCGAACACAACTTGCCGCTGGAAGCTTTCGACTGGTACCTGGACTTGAGGAAATACGGCTCTGTGCCCCACGCTGGCTTCGGCATGGGCATCGAGCGATGTGTGGCGTGGCTCTGTGGGCTGCAACACATCCGTGAGGCCATTCCGTTCCCTCGCATGCTCTACCGACTCAAACCTTAA